A stretch of the bacterium SCSIO 12827 genome encodes the following:
- a CDS encoding alpha/beta hydrolase has product MTDAGFTEHRFTARDGLELYYRDYAPARNGPDHRPAVLCLPGLTRNSKDFHQPALRLKDLGWRVICPDMRGRGRSPHDPDPANYRVETYLDDMRNLLAVLGLHRVVVIGTSMGGIMAMAMAAAMPTMLAGVVLNDVGAVVLADPLKPIIDSMRGRGSFATWDQAVFALRHGFPDLPADTDAEWMDLAQATFIEGPDGRIHRDWDLDIVKPLLALPPGGTDLWPYFRALKRVPTGVVRGAKSDILSAKILTAMIHDRPGLIHATVPNVGHPPNLREQPSKEVIDAVLARV; this is encoded by the coding sequence ATGACGGATGCGGGCTTTACCGAACACCGGTTCACGGCCCGCGACGGGCTTGAACTCTATTACCGCGACTATGCGCCTGCCCGGAACGGCCCGGACCATCGCCCGGCCGTGCTGTGCCTGCCGGGATTGACCCGCAATTCCAAGGATTTCCATCAGCCGGCCCTGCGCCTGAAAGACCTGGGCTGGCGCGTGATCTGCCCGGACATGCGCGGACGCGGGCGCTCCCCCCATGATCCGGACCCGGCCAACTACCGGGTGGAAACCTATCTGGACGACATGCGCAACCTGCTGGCCGTGCTGGGCCTGCACCGGGTGGTGGTGATCGGCACCTCCATGGGTGGGATCATGGCGATGGCCATGGCCGCCGCCATGCCGACGATGCTGGCCGGGGTGGTGCTGAACGACGTCGGTGCGGTGGTGCTGGCCGACCCCCTGAAACCGATCATCGACAGCATGCGGGGGCGCGGCAGCTTCGCGACCTGGGATCAGGCCGTGTTCGCCCTGCGCCACGGGTTTCCCGACCTTCCCGCCGACACGGACGCGGAATGGATGGACCTGGCGCAGGCCACCTTCATCGAGGGACCCGACGGCCGCATCCACCGCGACTGGGACTTGGATATCGTCAAGCCGCTGCTTGCCCTGCCGCCCGGCGGCACGGACCTGTGGCCCTATTTTCGCGCCCTCAAACGGGTGCCGACGGGGGTTGTTCGGGGGGCGAAGTCGGATATTCTGAGCGCCAAAATTCTGACTGCGATGATCCATGATCGTCCCGGGCTGATTCATGCCACGGTGCCGAACGTGGGCCACCCGCCCAACCTTCGCGAACAACCATCCAAGGAAGTCATCGATGCCGTCCTCGCCCGCGTCTGA
- the smpB gene encoding SsrA-binding protein SmpB yields the protein MATKKKKGPPGNVVAQNRKARHNYFILEDVEAGLMLTGTEVKSLRLGRGSLVDAYAADEDGELYLYNADIPRYEQAGPNNHEPKRKRKMLLHRREIARLSGAVNRKGMALVPLAIYFNKRGLAKVQLALAEGKHQYDKRETTKARDWGRQKARLMRDKG from the coding sequence ATGGCCACGAAAAAGAAAAAGGGTCCGCCCGGCAACGTGGTGGCCCAGAACCGCAAGGCGCGGCACAACTACTTCATCCTTGAGGATGTCGAGGCCGGCTTGATGCTGACCGGGACCGAGGTCAAATCCCTGCGCCTGGGCCGGGGCTCCCTGGTCGATGCCTATGCGGCGGACGAGGACGGCGAACTGTACCTCTACAACGCCGACATTCCCCGGTATGAACAGGCTGGCCCCAACAATCACGAGCCCAAGCGCAAGCGCAAGATGCTGCTGCACCGGCGCGAGATCGCGCGCCTGTCCGGCGCCGTCAACCGCAAGGGCATGGCCCTGGTGCCGCTCGCGATCTATTTCAACAAACGCGGCCTGGCCAAGGTTCAACTGGCCCTGGCCGAAGGCAAGCACCAGTACGATAAGCGCGAAACCACCAAGGCCCGTGACTGGGGCCGGCAAAAAGCGCGTCTGATGCGCGATAAGGGATAA
- a CDS encoding haloacid dehalogenase type II → MAHDQLTDIGACVFDAYGTLFDVAAAAAHCKDDLGDKMAPLATLWRDKQLSYSWLRSLMGEYVEFWQVTQDGLDYSLAALGLDGDPVLRQKLLDLYFKLDAYAEVKGVLTALKAAGLKTTILSNGSPDMLAAAVANADIGSVLDDVQSVADVGIFKPHPSVYQMSVDRLGVEAGRICFMSSNAWDAAAAANFGFRVVWVNRFKQPPERLPGKIITQLDNLSGLPDLLGL, encoded by the coding sequence ATGGCGCACGACCAATTGACGGATATCGGGGCCTGCGTGTTCGACGCTTACGGCACCCTGTTCGACGTCGCCGCGGCAGCAGCCCATTGCAAGGACGACCTGGGCGACAAGATGGCGCCGCTGGCCACCCTGTGGCGGGACAAACAGCTGTCCTATTCCTGGCTGCGTTCGCTCATGGGTGAGTATGTGGAATTCTGGCAGGTCACCCAGGACGGTCTCGATTACTCCCTGGCGGCCCTCGGCCTCGACGGCGATCCGGTCTTGCGTCAGAAACTGCTCGACCTCTATTTCAAGCTCGACGCCTATGCCGAGGTGAAGGGCGTTCTGACCGCCTTGAAGGCCGCCGGCCTGAAGACGACGATCCTGTCCAACGGCTCACCCGACATGCTGGCGGCGGCCGTTGCCAACGCCGATATCGGTTCCGTTCTGGACGACGTCCAGTCGGTTGCCGACGTGGGCATCTTCAAGCCCCATCCCAGCGTCTATCAAATGTCTGTCGACCGCCTGGGTGTCGAGGCCGGGCGCATCTGCTTCATGTCGTCCAATGCCTGGGACGCGGCGGCGGCGGCGAATTTCGGGTTCCGGGTGGTCTGGGTCAACCGGTTCAAGCAGCCGCCGGAACGCCTGCCGGGCAAGATCATCACGCAGCTCGACAATCTGAGCGGCCTGCCCGACCTGCTCGGCCTGTAA
- a CDS encoding threonine/serine dehydratase, translating to MPSSPASEVLTFADIESAAQVLKGIAVVTPVLESPLLNAALGFRLRVKAEPLQITGSFKFRGAYNAISRIPQDRRDAGVVAFSSGNHAQGVAAAASMLGLPSVILMPKDAPKTKVELTKAWGAEVVTFDRFTESREELGAKLREERGAILIKPYDDPLIMAGQGTLAAEAVRTCAAEGWTPDIFISPCGGGGLIAGCSTSVRALSPDTAVYSAEPAGFDDTARSLAANKRLANDPAARSICDALLAPEPGELTFTVNSERLTSGLCVTDDEAMTAMAVAFKYLKLVVEPGGAVALAAAITGKVDCKGKNVLVVCSGGNADADIYAEALKRPLPF from the coding sequence ATGCCGTCCTCGCCCGCGTCTGAAGTGCTGACATTTGCCGATATCGAAAGCGCCGCCCAGGTTCTGAAAGGCATCGCCGTCGTCACCCCGGTGCTGGAAAGCCCGCTGCTCAACGCGGCGCTGGGCTTTCGCCTGCGCGTCAAGGCGGAGCCGCTGCAGATCACCGGATCGTTCAAGTTCCGCGGCGCCTATAACGCCATTTCCCGCATTCCCCAAGACAGGCGCGACGCCGGCGTGGTCGCCTTTTCCTCGGGCAACCATGCCCAGGGCGTGGCGGCGGCGGCCTCCATGCTGGGCCTGCCGTCGGTCATCCTGATGCCCAAGGACGCCCCCAAGACCAAGGTCGAATTAACCAAGGCCTGGGGTGCGGAGGTCGTGACCTTCGACCGCTTCACGGAAAGCCGCGAGGAATTGGGCGCCAAGCTGCGCGAAGAACGCGGTGCCATCCTGATCAAACCTTATGACGATCCGCTGATCATGGCCGGTCAGGGCACGCTGGCGGCCGAGGCCGTGCGGACCTGCGCCGCCGAGGGCTGGACGCCCGATATCTTCATCAGCCCCTGCGGCGGCGGCGGGCTGATCGCCGGCTGTTCGACTTCGGTGCGGGCCCTGTCGCCGGACACGGCCGTCTATTCGGCTGAACCGGCGGGCTTCGATGATACGGCGCGGTCCCTTGCCGCGAACAAGCGCCTCGCCAACGATCCGGCCGCGCGCTCCATCTGCGACGCGCTGCTGGCGCCGGAACCGGGGGAACTGACCTTCACCGTCAATTCCGAACGCCTGACCAGCGGGCTTTGCGTCACCGATGATGAGGCGATGACCGCCATGGCTGTCGCCTTCAAGTATCTGAAATTGGTGGTGGAACCGGGGGGCGCCGTGGCCTTGGCCGCCGCGATCACCGGCAAGGTCGACTGCAAGGGCAAGAACGTGCTGGTTGTCTGTTCCGGCGGCAATGCGGACGCGGACATTTACGCGGAAGCCCTCAAGCGGCCCCTGCCGTTCTAA
- a CDS encoding sulfite oxidase-like oxidoreductase has translation MKAQAEKDAPLTAPPPESKLTQTKEQWARDKRLPTGRLDGGGRLPPGQHLAKDWPILDLGHRPLVPTDQWEMKVLGTVERPLTLSWAQFLALPQVDLTTDIHCVTSWSKYDNRWGGVAVRTLAEAASLRDNAAFAVLHSHDGYTTNLPLDHFLADDSLIAHSWGGAPLPRDHGGPARAVVPSLYFWKSAKWLRQITFLEKDAPGYWETRGYHNLGDPWKQQRYG, from the coding sequence ATGAAGGCCCAGGCGGAAAAGGACGCACCGCTAACCGCGCCGCCGCCGGAAAGCAAGCTGACCCAGACCAAGGAACAATGGGCGCGGGACAAGCGCCTGCCCACGGGCCGATTGGACGGCGGCGGGCGCCTGCCGCCGGGCCAGCATCTTGCCAAGGACTGGCCGATTCTGGATTTGGGCCACCGGCCCCTGGTGCCGACCGATCAATGGGAAATGAAGGTGTTGGGGACGGTTGAGCGGCCCCTGACCTTGTCCTGGGCCCAGTTCCTGGCCCTGCCGCAGGTCGATCTGACCACGGACATTCATTGTGTCACGTCCTGGTCGAAATACGACAACCGCTGGGGCGGCGTCGCCGTCCGGACCCTGGCCGAGGCGGCGAGCCTGCGCGACAATGCGGCCTTCGCCGTGCTGCACAGCCACGACGGCTATACCACCAACCTGCCGCTCGACCATTTCCTGGCGGACGACTCCCTGATCGCCCATTCCTGGGGCGGGGCGCCGCTGCCGCGTGACCACGGCGGCCCGGCGCGGGCCGTGGTGCCCAGCCTGTATTTCTGGAAAAGCGCCAAATGGCTGCGCCAGATCACCTTCCTGGAAAAGGACGCTCCGGGCTATTGGGAAACCCGCGGCTATCACAATCTGGGCGATCCCTGGAAACAGCAGCGGTATGGGTGA
- a CDS encoding polymer-forming cytoskeletal protein: MKSAGPSIISADLRIIGDLSSEGEIQIDGTIDGDIRTKSLLVGETANIKGEIVADRVQVHGTINGQIKARSVTLARSARVIGDILHEDLAIENGAFLEGHCKRLVEKKDVDAVRQTIASASTPKTTPAAAE; the protein is encoded by the coding sequence GTGAAATCGGCCGGCCCGTCAATTATTTCGGCCGACCTTCGCATCATCGGGGACCTGAGCTCGGAAGGTGAAATCCAAATCGACGGCACCATCGACGGCGATATCCGCACAAAAAGCCTGCTTGTTGGCGAAACCGCCAACATCAAGGGCGAAATCGTCGCAGATCGGGTGCAAGTCCACGGCACCATCAATGGCCAGATCAAGGCCCGGTCCGTGACTCTGGCGCGCTCGGCGCGCGTCATCGGCGACATTCTTCACGAAGATCTGGCGATCGAAAACGGGGCCTTCCTGGAAGGTCACTGCAAGCGCCTGGTCGAAAAGAAGGATGTCGATGCCGTCCGGCAGACCATCGCCTCCGCGTCCACGCCCAAGACTACCCCCGCCGCCGCCGAATAA
- a CDS encoding peptidoglycan DD-metalloendopeptidase family protein has translation MIRRGAFETNAVKHLRALIDRLFPERQFVVRTEGRVSYFKVSQPLQIVMSGVVAVALSWSTFTSVSFLMHDQVLQAKDDEIAGARLAYRSLLNEVAEYQRKFASITKDLEENHSLMLGLVEKNAALQRNLSSVSRKLEITAAERQQVISARERLKEQLATLENEMTSLSGRNFALKDNLNAVESDLHLIMTERNKAQNDSSRMRNRVDELTSRLKELQETEGEVVQRMNERAGDQIAGLEKVIELTGLEPDRLLGITEEDKSGVGGPFIPVEPDGLPAGDLKLELANLDRNLNRLESLQESIARVPLAAPLTSYYITSSFGKRKDPMTNRWSAHYGVDLGGPVKSPVYSTAAGKVTFAGWKGRYGRLIEIDHGLGLKTRFAHLSKVLVKVGQEVKFHEKIGLLGSTGRSTGPHLHYEVVFNNKPLNPLKFIRAGKYVFKDK, from the coding sequence ATGATTAGACGGGGAGCCTTCGAAACGAATGCCGTTAAGCACTTGCGGGCGCTTATCGATCGGCTGTTCCCGGAACGCCAGTTCGTGGTGCGCACCGAAGGGCGGGTGTCCTACTTCAAAGTTTCCCAACCCCTGCAGATCGTGATGTCCGGCGTCGTCGCCGTGGCGCTGTCGTGGAGCACCTTCACCTCCGTCAGCTTCCTGATGCACGACCAGGTCCTGCAGGCCAAGGACGATGAGATTGCCGGCGCGCGCCTGGCCTATCGTTCGTTGCTCAACGAAGTTGCCGAGTACCAGCGCAAGTTCGCCTCGATCACCAAGGATCTTGAGGAAAACCATTCCCTCATGCTGGGGCTGGTGGAAAAGAACGCCGCCCTGCAGCGCAACCTGAGTTCCGTATCCCGCAAGCTGGAAATCACCGCTGCCGAGCGTCAGCAGGTGATCAGCGCCCGCGAGCGCCTGAAGGAACAATTGGCCACGCTTGAGAATGAAATGACGTCTCTGTCAGGCCGCAATTTCGCGCTGAAGGACAACCTGAACGCGGTCGAAAGCGACCTGCACCTGATCATGACCGAGCGCAACAAGGCGCAGAACGATTCATCGCGCATGCGCAACCGGGTCGATGAGCTGACCTCGCGCCTGAAGGAACTTCAGGAAACGGAAGGCGAGGTCGTCCAGCGCATGAACGAGCGCGCCGGTGACCAGATCGCCGGCCTGGAAAAGGTCATCGAACTGACTGGGTTGGAGCCGGACCGGCTGCTCGGCATCACCGAAGAAGACAAGTCAGGTGTTGGTGGCCCGTTCATTCCGGTCGAACCCGACGGTCTGCCGGCCGGTGACCTGAAGCTTGAGTTGGCCAACCTGGACCGTAATTTGAACCGCCTTGAATCCCTTCAGGAATCCATTGCCCGCGTACCGCTCGCAGCCCCCCTGACGTCCTATTACATCACCTCTAGCTTCGGTAAGCGCAAGGATCCCATGACCAACCGCTGGTCCGCCCATTACGGTGTCGACCTGGGCGGTCCGGTGAAATCCCCGGTTTATTCGACGGCCGCGGGCAAGGTGACCTTCGCCGGCTGGAAGGGACGTTACGGCCGCCTGATCGAGATCGACCACGGGCTGGGGCTGAAAACCCGGTTCGCGCATCTCAGCAAGGTTCTCGTTAAGGTTGGCCAAGAAGTGAAGTTTCATGAGAAGATTGGACTTCTGGGTAGTACGGGCCGAAGCACGGGGCCACACCTCCATTACGAGGTGGTGTTCAACAACAAGCCGTTGAACCCGCTCAAGTTCATCAGGGCAGGAAAGTATGTTTTCAAAGACAAGTAA
- a CDS encoding 4-hydroxy-tetrahydrodipicolinate synthase: MFKGSFPALITPFKDGAVDESAFKNFVDWQISEGTDGLVPCGTTGESPTLSHEEHMKVTEWCIEAADGRVPVIAGAGSNSTKEAIELTKHAKAAGADAALVVTPYYNKPTQEGLYLHYKTIHDEGGLPIIIYNIPGRSIVDMSVATMARLAELPNIVGVKDATQDLARPINTRLAIKKDFCQMSGEDGTAIPFMAAGGHGCISVTANIAPRMCADMQRAWREGDMAKVMELQDRLTPVHNALFCETSPGPVKYAASLLGKCSAETRLPICEIAETSKARVRDAMTAAGLLN; the protein is encoded by the coding sequence ATGTTCAAGGGCTCTTTCCCTGCGCTGATTACCCCCTTCAAGGATGGAGCGGTGGACGAATCGGCCTTCAAGAACTTCGTTGATTGGCAGATCTCCGAAGGCACCGATGGCTTGGTGCCCTGCGGCACGACCGGCGAGTCGCCGACCCTCAGCCATGAAGAGCATATGAAGGTCACAGAATGGTGCATCGAGGCCGCTGACGGCCGCGTGCCCGTGATCGCCGGCGCGGGATCGAACTCGACCAAGGAAGCGATCGAACTGACCAAGCACGCCAAGGCCGCCGGGGCCGATGCGGCGCTGGTCGTCACGCCCTACTACAACAAGCCGACCCAGGAAGGTCTGTATCTGCATTACAAGACCATCCATGACGAAGGCGGCTTGCCGATCATCATCTACAACATTCCCGGACGGTCCATCGTCGACATGTCCGTCGCCACCATGGCGCGGCTGGCGGAACTGCCGAACATCGTCGGCGTCAAGGACGCGACCCAGGACCTGGCGCGGCCCATCAACACACGTCTCGCGATCAAGAAGGATTTCTGCCAGATGTCCGGCGAGGACGGCACCGCGATCCCGTTCATGGCGGCGGGCGGTCACGGCTGCATTTCCGTGACGGCCAATATCGCCCCCCGAATGTGCGCCGACATGCAGCGCGCCTGGCGGGAAGGGGACATGGCCAAGGTGATGGAGCTGCAGGACCGCCTGACGCCCGTACACAACGCCCTGTTCTGTGAAACCAGCCCCGGGCCGGTCAAGTACGCGGCGTCGCTGCTCGGCAAGTGTTCGGCGGAAACCCGTCTGCCGATCTGCGAGATCGCCGAGACGAGCAAGGCCCGAGTTCGCGATGCCATGACCGCCGCCGGGCTGCTGAACTGA
- a CDS encoding lytic transglycosylase domain-containing protein, whose amino-acid sequence MCAFCVLVGLTIGAQAGPKAGSAPEPVNSRDLAIMTKAFKAMDQGKWSEVKSLESKTKDPLARKLIQWGRLSSYSGPAEFDELSAFLYNNPQWPRSWRINAKAEARLSATEADDVVLAWFTGRQPVTALGKARYAVALLNRGDKKDEDRATAMLRDAWINGDFSKADEKHFMGRHGKRLRTSDHIARLDRLLWEGRYWAVRRHLWRVPKAYQKLGLARISLRRQMGNVDALVAKVPDNLQRDPGLIYERLRWRRKKGKESALDLVRYLPGDQPHPELWWEERSTLVRRSLRKGFITDAYRIARNHGLSEGADYAEAEWLAGWVALRFLNEPKVALQHFQRMYARVNYPVSLSRGAYWIARSFDDLNQPQRAIEWFARAAHHPTTYYGQLSMARVDPAAVLRLPPDPEPDADLVRQFQSHELTRAFRALSAAGADYALRAVLETLLDRADENPGWRVLTADLAAEAERRDLAVRVAKQSLRDGLMLATHGYPAITLPRLPTKWNLPPLEAALVLGMIRQESAFRGNAVSRASAQGLMQLMPATAKVVAKRQGLPFSRARLITDAGYNLTLGQTYLAGLITEFDGSYVLSVAGYNAGPHRVRRWLKEYGDPRQKDVDVIDWVEMIPFDETRDYVQRVMENLHVYRSRLSGTEVAFAPHADLSR is encoded by the coding sequence GTGTGTGCCTTTTGCGTCCTTGTCGGGCTGACCATTGGCGCCCAGGCAGGGCCGAAGGCCGGCAGTGCGCCCGAGCCCGTCAATTCCCGCGACCTCGCCATCATGACCAAGGCCTTCAAGGCCATGGACCAGGGCAAGTGGTCCGAGGTCAAATCCTTGGAATCCAAAACCAAGGATCCCCTCGCCCGCAAATTGATTCAATGGGGGCGGCTGTCGTCCTACAGCGGCCCGGCGGAATTCGACGAATTATCGGCCTTCCTCTACAACAATCCGCAATGGCCCCGGTCCTGGCGCATCAACGCCAAGGCCGAGGCACGCCTGTCGGCGACGGAGGCCGACGATGTGGTTCTGGCCTGGTTCACGGGGCGGCAACCGGTCACGGCCCTGGGCAAGGCACGCTATGCGGTGGCGTTGCTCAACCGTGGCGACAAGAAGGACGAAGACCGGGCCACCGCCATGCTGCGCGATGCCTGGATCAACGGTGATTTCTCCAAGGCCGACGAAAAGCACTTCATGGGCCGCCACGGCAAGCGTCTCCGCACATCGGATCATATCGCCCGCCTTGACCGCCTGTTGTGGGAGGGCCGTTATTGGGCCGTGCGCCGCCATTTATGGCGCGTGCCCAAGGCCTACCAGAAGCTCGGTCTGGCGCGTATTTCCCTGCGCCGCCAGATGGGCAATGTGGATGCCCTGGTCGCCAAGGTGCCGGATAACCTGCAACGTGACCCGGGCCTGATTTATGAGCGGTTGCGCTGGCGACGCAAGAAAGGCAAGGAATCGGCCCTTGATCTCGTCCGCTACCTGCCGGGCGATCAGCCCCATCCGGAACTGTGGTGGGAGGAACGCTCAACCCTGGTGCGCCGGTCACTGCGCAAAGGGTTCATCACCGACGCCTACCGCATCGCCCGCAACCACGGGCTCAGCGAAGGGGCTGATTATGCCGAGGCCGAATGGCTGGCCGGTTGGGTCGCCCTGCGCTTTTTGAACGAACCCAAGGTAGCGCTTCAACATTTCCAGCGCATGTACGCCCGGGTCAATTATCCCGTATCCCTGTCGCGGGGCGCCTATTGGATCGCGCGCAGCTTCGACGACCTAAATCAGCCGCAGCGGGCCATCGAATGGTTTGCCCGTGCCGCCCACCATCCGACGACCTATTACGGGCAACTGTCTATGGCCCGTGTCGACCCGGCGGCTGTCCTGCGCCTGCCGCCTGACCCGGAACCGGATGCGGATCTGGTCCGACAGTTCCAGTCCCATGAATTGACCCGCGCGTTCCGCGCCCTATCCGCCGCCGGCGCCGATTATGCGCTGCGCGCCGTGCTGGAAACCCTGCTGGACCGGGCCGACGAAAATCCGGGCTGGCGCGTGCTGACCGCCGATCTGGCGGCGGAGGCCGAACGCCGCGACCTTGCCGTGCGGGTCGCCAAACAATCGCTCCGCGATGGGCTGATGCTGGCCACTCACGGTTATCCCGCGATCACCCTGCCCCGCCTCCCGACGAAATGGAACCTGCCGCCCTTGGAAGCCGCCCTGGTGCTGGGCATGATCCGCCAGGAAAGCGCCTTTCGCGGCAATGCCGTCAGCCGTGCCAGCGCCCAAGGCCTGATGCAGTTGATGCCGGCCACGGCCAAGGTGGTGGCAAAGCGGCAGGGTCTGCCGTTCTCGCGCGCCCGCCTGATCACGGATGCCGGCTATAACCTGACCCTGGGCCAGACCTATCTGGCCGGTCTGATCACCGAATTCGACGGCTCCTACGTGCTGTCGGTGGCCGGATACAACGCCGGGCCGCACCGGGTGCGGCGCTGGCTCAAGGAATATGGCGACCCCAGGCAGAAGGACGTGGACGTCATCGACTGGGTCGAGATGATTCCCTTCGACGAAACCCGCGATTACGTCCAACGGGTGATGGAGAATTTGCATGTCTACCGTTCGCGCCTTTCGGGCACGGAAGTCGCCTTTGCCCCACACGCCGATCTGTCGCGCTGA